A genome region from Candidatus Nealsonbacteria bacterium includes the following:
- a CDS encoding valine--tRNA ligase, with protein sequence MNMKLLSKAYNPKEVEKKVYRFWRKSGFFNPDKLPGQRKKAYTIVLPPPNITGELHMGHALNATIQDILIRWKRLQGFKALWLPGTDHAGIATQNVVEKELKKEGKNRFDLGREKFIERIWQWEKKYGNIILEQLKKIGASCDWSRTKFTLDKDYVKAVEKAFLHYYEKGWIYRGKRVINWCLRCQTSLSDLELEYKEKKGHLWYIKYPLVRNSKQTTNYIIVATTRPETMLGDTAIAVNPKDKKYKDLVDRKAILPLVNREIPIITDPMVDLEFGTGAVKITPAHDLKDYDISLRHYLPVVQVIDEKGKITKEAPLPYQGLSVLEARQKIIKDLEEEDLLEKVEDYSRQIPVCYRCDTMVELIPSEQWFLKMEKLAKIAEKPVREGKIKFHPKSFEKGYFSWLKNIKDWCISRQLWWGHHLPIWQCQIGKNKKPKIKNQKLDKEKYFISLKRPGRCPICKKCKPRQIDDVLDTWFSSALWPFTTLGWPRLRQGSGLQAKKRKSDLDIYYPTDVLSTDRGIINLWVARMIFSGMEFIKKIPFKNVYIHATVLTKEGKRMSKSLGTGINPIELIEKYGADATRFGISYQVMGGQDIRFVEDNIVMGRKFCNKIWNASRFIMMNKLPLINVDSVRRFTLKSKNLTSADKKVLKSLDTITKSTNKDLERFSFGQAAHKLYGFFWHDFCDIYIEKSKRQLQSAGLKLQTSEILIYVLLTSLKLLHPFVPFITEEIYQKLPLKNKKKCLMIEEWPN encoded by the coding sequence ATGAATATGAAACTTCTGTCAAAAGCCTATAACCCAAAAGAAGTAGAAAAAAAAGTATATCGATTTTGGAGAAAATCTGGATTTTTCAATCCTGATAAATTGCCGGGCCAAAGAAAGAAAGCTTACACGATTGTTCTGCCCCCACCCAATATTACAGGAGAACTCCATATGGGCCATGCCCTTAATGCTACTATCCAGGATATTTTAATTCGCTGGAAACGTCTTCAGGGATTCAAAGCTCTCTGGCTGCCAGGGACTGATCATGCGGGTATCGCCACCCAAAATGTAGTGGAAAAAGAATTAAAAAAAGAAGGCAAAAACCGGTTTGATTTAGGCCGGGAAAAATTTATAGAAAGAATCTGGCAGTGGGAAAAAAAATACGGAAATATTATTTTGGAACAGCTAAAAAAAATAGGGGCTTCTTGCGACTGGTCAAGAACCAAATTTACTTTGGATAAAGATTATGTTAAGGCCGTAGAAAAAGCTTTCTTACATTATTACGAAAAGGGCTGGATATATCGCGGAAAAAGAGTTATAAATTGGTGCCTGAGGTGCCAAACCAGCTTATCTGATCTGGAATTAGAATATAAGGAAAAGAAAGGTCATCTGTGGTATATTAAGTATCCTTTGGTTCGAAACTCGAAACAAACTACAAACTACATAATCGTCGCAACAACCAGGCCAGAAACAATGCTCGGAGATACGGCTATAGCTGTTAATCCAAAAGACAAAAAGTATAAGGATTTAGTTGACCGAAAAGCTATTCTGCCTTTGGTTAATAGAGAAATTCCAATTATTACAGATCCCATGGTTGATTTAGAATTCGGGACAGGAGCTGTAAAAATAACCCCGGCCCACGACCTAAAAGATTATGACATTTCTTTGAGGCACTACCTTCCTGTCGTTCAAGTTATTGATGAAAAAGGAAAAATTACAAAAGAAGCTCCTCTACCTTACCAGGGATTATCTGTTTTGGAAGCTCGCCAAAAGATTATTAAAGATTTAGAAGAAGAAGATCTGTTAGAAAAAGTTGAGGATTATTCTCGCCAGATTCCGGTCTGTTATCGATGCGATACTATGGTCGAGTTGATTCCTTCTGAGCAATGGTTTTTAAAAATGGAGAAATTAGCCAAAATAGCAGAGAAACCAGTCAGGGAAGGAAAAATCAAGTTTCATCCCAAAAGTTTTGAAAAAGGATATTTCAGCTGGTTAAAAAATATAAAAGATTGGTGCATTTCCAGACAGTTGTGGTGGGGCCACCATTTGCCTATTTGGCAGTGCCAAATAGGCAAAAATAAAAAACCAAAAATAAAAAACCAAAAATTAGACAAAGAAAAATATTTCATTTCTCTAAAAAGGCCGGGGCGTTGTCCAATTTGTAAAAAATGTAAACCAAGGCAGATTGATGATGTCCTTGATACCTGGTTTTCTTCTGCCCTCTGGCCTTTTACTACTCTGGGCTGGCCCCGTCTTCGCCAAGGCTCAGGTTTACAAGCCAAAAAGAGAAAATCTGACTTAGACATATACTACCCTACTGACGTTCTAAGTACTGACCGGGGAATTATAAATCTCTGGGTAGCAAGAATGATTTTTTCTGGAATGGAATTTATCAAAAAAATCCCTTTTAAAAACGTTTATATCCACGCCACGGTTTTAACCAAAGAAGGAAAAAGAATGTCGAAATCGCTTGGTACCGGAATAAATCCTATAGAACTTATTGAAAAATACGGAGCAGATGCCACCCGTTTTGGTATTAGTTATCAAGTTATGGGCGGTCAAGATATTAGATTTGTTGAAGATAATATTGTAATGGGTAGAAAATTTTGTAATAAGATTTGGAATGCCTCGCGGTTTATTATGATGAACAAACTACCCCTGATCAATGTTGATTCGGTGCGTCGGTTTACGCTAAAAAGTAAAAATTTAACCTCAGCCGATAAAAAGGTTCTTAAGTCTTTGGACACAATAACAAAATCAACAAATAAAGATTTAGAGCGATTTAGTTTTGGCCAAGCAGCTCATAAGCTCTATGGTTTTTTCTGGCACG